A DNA window from Campylobacter lari contains the following coding sequences:
- a CDS encoding ArsS family sensor histidine kinase, with the protein MNKSSIFYTITFVFLLASVSVILAFLWLIKYDQQNYTNELNAKYSFIANARLLYFNHVISEREFYEQTKNYKMIELTTPSAIRQIIYKAETIARAQTSTGVVEIITLEDNVYLKIIFDGKLYLYKDLEYQGYRYFVIKLIASIVVMVLLILYIFIIKKLKPLRALKRQIDKFGENKLNEIQNVSKGNDEISQVATAFYESILRIQKLNTSRQFFLRNIMHELKTPITKGLITLEMLEDSKYKERLVGAFNRLEILINEFAAIEQITSGAGLINLKKYNILDLLDEAKDIAMSDDEKVKISIKESFSVNVDFKLFTTAMKNMIDNATKYSDENCVTIEITKDYLCFKNKGKALDKDLKYYTQAFTQGKKNKDSFGLGLYIVKTILDSHKLTLYYEYKDGVNHFYFNDIQNIILN; encoded by the coding sequence ATGAATAAATCATCAATTTTTTATACTATAACCTTTGTTTTTTTGCTTGCAAGCGTTAGTGTAATTTTAGCTTTTTTATGGCTTATAAAATATGATCAACAAAATTACACTAATGAGCTTAATGCAAAATATTCTTTTATAGCTAATGCAAGATTATTATATTTTAATCATGTGATTAGTGAAAGAGAATTTTATGAGCAAACAAAAAATTACAAAATGATAGAATTAACAACTCCATCAGCCATAAGACAAATCATCTATAAAGCTGAAACTATAGCACGGGCTCAAACTAGTACAGGTGTAGTTGAAATCATTACTTTAGAAGATAATGTGTATTTAAAAATCATCTTTGATGGTAAGCTTTATTTATATAAAGATTTAGAATATCAAGGTTATCGTTATTTTGTGATCAAGCTTATTGCTAGTATAGTAGTAATGGTTTTATTGATTTTATATATTTTTATCATTAAAAAATTAAAACCACTTAGAGCTTTAAAAAGACAAATTGATAAATTTGGCGAAAATAAACTCAATGAAATTCAAAATGTTAGCAAGGGAAATGATGAAATTTCTCAAGTAGCAACAGCCTTTTATGAGTCTATTTTAAGAATTCAAAAACTAAACACTTCAAGGCAGTTTTTCTTAAGAAATATTATGCATGAGCTAAAAACCCCCATTACTAAAGGTTTAATTACTTTAGAAATGCTTGAAGATAGCAAATATAAAGAAAGATTAGTGGGTGCTTTTAATCGTTTAGAGATTTTGATTAATGAATTTGCAGCCATTGAGCAAATTACTTCGGGCGCTGGTTTGATTAATTTAAAAAAATACAATATCTTAGATCTTTTAGATGAAGCTAAAGATATAGCTATGAGTGATGATGAAAAGGTAAAAATTAGTATAAAAGAAAGTTTTAGTGTCAATGTAGATTTTAAACTTTTTACCACTGCAATGAAAAACATGATAGATAATGCGACAAAATACTCTGATGAAAATTGCGTTACTATAGAAATAACTAAAGATTATCTTTGCTTTAAAAACAAAGGAAAAGCCTTAGATAAAGACTTGAAATACTATACTCAAGCCTTTACGCAAGGCAAGAAAAATAAAGATAGTTTTGGACTTGGATTATACATTGTTAAGACTATTTTAGATTCTCATAAACTCACGCTTTATTATGAATATAAAGACGGTGTTAATCATTTTTATTTTAATGATATACAAAATATAATTTTAAACTAG
- a CDS encoding response regulator transcription factor → MTNILMIEDDLELAEIIAEYLEQFDMKVDIAHEPYIGLSRLALNPYDLIILDLSLPGLDGLEVCEEIRKKYDTPIIISSARHDISDKVAALDLGADDYLPKPYNPQELQARIKSHLRRISNTKTAQAQVKKDLVYDKYKHTITMKDQEISFTNAEFDILSYLIKKEGGVVSREELVYNCSSISEDSSNKSIDVIISRIRQKIGDDPKTPKYIHSIRGIGYKLTQ, encoded by the coding sequence ATGACAAATATTTTAATGATAGAAGATGATTTAGAATTAGCAGAGATTATAGCTGAATATTTAGAGCAATTTGATATGAAAGTAGATATTGCTCATGAGCCTTATATAGGTCTTTCAAGACTTGCTTTAAATCCTTATGATTTAATCATTTTGGATTTAAGCTTACCTGGACTTGATGGACTTGAAGTATGCGAGGAAATTCGTAAAAAATATGATACACCTATTATCATTTCAAGTGCAAGGCATGATATTAGCGATAAGGTTGCAGCACTTGATTTGGGTGCAGATGATTATTTACCAAAACCATATAATCCTCAAGAACTTCAAGCAAGAATTAAAAGTCATTTAAGAAGAATTTCAAACACAAAAACTGCTCAAGCTCAAGTTAAAAAAGATCTTGTATATGATAAATATAAACATACTATCACTATGAAAGATCAAGAAATTAGCTTTACTAATGCTGAATTTGATATTTTGAGTTATTTAATTAAAAAAGAAGGTGGAGTGGTAAGCCGCGAAGAGCTTGTGTATAATTGTAGCTCTATTAGTGAAGATTCTAGTAATAAAAGTATAGATGTAATCATTAGTAGAATCAGACAAAAAATCGGAGATGATCCTAAAACTCCAAAATACATTCATTCAATCAGAGGTATAGGATATAAATTAACTCAATGA
- a CDS encoding DegQ family serine endoprotease, translating into MKKTMILSLALATSLFSASIDFKQADDNVKRTLPTDNQNTILSYHDSIQKVKNSVVNISTSKTVQSSSFGIDDFFNDPYFRQFFGFDFPQAPKNKKNKEVVSSLGSGVIISSDGYIITNNHVIEDAEKITVNLPDSSTEYKAKLIGADPKTDLAVIKIEAKNLPAVVFADSDKLLEGDVVFALGNPFGVGSSVTSGIISALNKNNIGLNQYENFIQTDASINPGNSGGALVDSRGALVGINSAILSRSGGNNGIGFAIPSNMAKSIAQKLIEHGKIERGYLGVVIGALTQDIKKAYTNQEGALITEVQKDSAAYNAGLKRGDLIIKVDKTVIKSPMDLKNYIGSIDPKQAVEVTYERDNKVKTAKFMLKTDEKSLQYEKGYIDGLKLVELDSKNRQQYRIPESISGILITEVTPKSKAEKIGFEQGDIIIGVDQYEISNFKELSKALELNKGKEYVKIWINRGGFVRALLF; encoded by the coding sequence ATGAAAAAAACTATGATTCTTTCTTTGGCATTGGCAACTAGTCTTTTTAGTGCTAGTATTGATTTTAAACAAGCAGATGATAATGTAAAAAGAACTTTACCAACTGATAATCAAAATACTATACTTTCTTATCATGATTCCATACAAAAAGTTAAAAATTCAGTTGTAAATATCTCAACTTCTAAAACTGTTCAAAGTAGTTCATTTGGAATTGATGATTTTTTCAATGACCCTTATTTTAGACAATTTTTTGGTTTTGATTTCCCACAAGCTCCAAAAAATAAAAAAAATAAAGAAGTTGTAAGCTCATTAGGTTCTGGTGTAATTATTTCAAGCGATGGTTATATTATAACAAATAATCATGTTATAGAAGATGCTGAAAAAATCACTGTAAATTTACCTGATTCTAGCACTGAATATAAAGCTAAATTAATCGGTGCTGATCCTAAAACAGATTTAGCAGTGATAAAAATAGAAGCAAAAAACTTACCCGCAGTAGTTTTTGCTGATTCAGATAAATTACTAGAAGGTGATGTAGTGTTTGCTTTGGGTAATCCTTTTGGTGTTGGAAGTAGTGTTACAAGTGGGATTATTTCGGCCTTAAATAAAAACAATATAGGTCTAAATCAATATGAAAATTTCATCCAAACTGATGCTTCTATTAATCCTGGAAATTCAGGCGGAGCTTTGGTAGATAGTAGAGGAGCTTTAGTTGGGATAAATTCAGCCATACTTTCAAGAAGTGGTGGAAATAATGGCATAGGTTTTGCAATCCCTTCTAATATGGCAAAATCTATTGCACAAAAACTTATTGAGCATGGAAAAATTGAAAGAGGATATTTAGGCGTAGTCATAGGAGCTTTAACTCAAGATATTAAAAAAGCCTATACTAATCAAGAAGGTGCTTTAATTACTGAAGTACAAAAAGATTCAGCAGCTTATAATGCAGGGTTAAAAAGAGGAGATTTGATTATAAAAGTAGATAAAACTGTGATTAAAAGCCCTATGGATTTAAAAAACTACATAGGAAGTATTGATCCAAAACAAGCAGTAGAAGTAACTTATGAAAGAGATAATAAAGTCAAAACAGCTAAATTTATGTTAAAAACAGATGAAAAGTCGCTACAATATGAAAAAGGTTATATTGATGGTCTAAAATTAGTGGAACTTGACTCTAAGAATAGACAGCAATACCGCATACCTGAAAGTATTAGTGGTATTTTAATTACCGAAGTTACTCCAAAATCAAAAGCTGAAAAAATAGGTTTTGAGCAAGGTGATATTATCATAGGTGTTGATCAGTATGAAATTTCAAATTTTAAAGAATTATCTAAGGCTTTAGAATTAAATAAAGGTAAAGAGTATGTTAAAATTTGGATTAATAGAGGCGGATTTGTAAGAGCTTTACTTTTTTAA
- a CDS encoding DnaJ C-terminal domain-containing protein codes for MSNSLYETLGVSQNASADEIKKAYRKLARQYHPDINKENGAEEKFKEINAAYEILSDEKKRAQYDRYGDSMFGGQSFHDFSRNAGGADINDILKNIFGGGFGGFSGGFSSSNNFRSGFGGFGGFEEDLDLQASVKIPFEKGILGGEHLVNINNEQVKIKIPHGIKDGEKLRIRGKGKSFQGQRGDLILKVELEQSDEYEREDDDLYKKVEISLKTALFGDKISVHTPRKEVKITIPPNSKNNQKIRLKGYGVQNRKTDLYGDMYLILNVKIPDINSLDPEFVKILEEKLP; via the coding sequence ATGAGTAATAGTTTATATGAAACACTAGGAGTTTCGCAAAACGCTAGTGCAGATGAGATAAAAAAAGCTTATAGAAAATTAGCAAGACAATATCATCCCGATATTAACAAAGAAAATGGTGCTGAGGAAAAATTTAAAGAAATTAACGCCGCTTATGAAATTTTAAGTGATGAGAAAAAAAGAGCTCAGTATGATAGATATGGCGATTCTATGTTTGGTGGGCAAAGTTTTCATGATTTTTCAAGAAATGCAGGTGGAGCTGACATCAATGATATTTTAAAAAATATTTTTGGCGGAGGCTTTGGAGGATTTAGTGGCGGTTTTAGTTCTAGTAATAATTTTAGAAGTGGCTTTGGGGGATTTGGAGGATTTGAAGAAGATTTAGACTTGCAAGCAAGTGTTAAAATTCCTTTTGAAAAAGGAATTTTAGGTGGTGAGCATTTGGTAAATATAAATAACGAGCAAGTTAAAATCAAAATTCCACATGGCATAAAAGATGGCGAAAAGCTACGCATACGAGGTAAAGGAAAAAGCTTTCAAGGGCAAAGAGGGGATTTGATTTTAAAAGTTGAACTTGAGCAAAGCGATGAATATGAAAGAGAAGATGATGATTTGTACAAAAAGGTTGAAATTAGCTTGAAAACAGCGCTTTTTGGAGATAAAATCAGTGTGCATACCCCAAGAAAAGAAGTTAAAATTACCATACCGCCAAATTCTAAAAACAATCAAAAAATTAGACTTAAAGGCTATGGAGTGCAAAATAGAAAAACAGATCTTTATGGGGATATGTATTTAATTTTGAATGTAAAAATACCTGATATTAATAGCCTTGATCCTGAATTTGTAAAAATTTTAGAAGAAAAATTACCTTGA
- a CDS encoding heat shock protein transcriptional repressor HspR: MEHSYDEPVYLISVVAKVLSIHPQTLRQYEKEGLVEPSRTDGKMRLYSQKDIDRIKMILRLTRDLGVNLAGVDVILKLKTKIDEFENTIEELRLELDRRDNPSKSRAVVKHRSNFDLIFLEKIK, translated from the coding sequence ATGGAGCATAGTTATGATGAACCGGTGTATCTTATAAGTGTTGTTGCAAAAGTTTTAAGTATACATCCACAAACTCTAAGACAATATGAAAAAGAAGGTTTAGTTGAGCCAAGTAGAACCGATGGTAAAATGAGGCTTTATTCTCAAAAAGATATAGATAGAATTAAAATGATTTTACGCTTAACAAGAGATCTTGGGGTTAATTTAGCTGGTGTTGATGTGATTTTAAAACTAAAAACAAAAATTGATGAGTTTGAAAACACCATTGAAGAGTTAAGATTAGAACTTGATAGAAGAGATAATCCTTCAAAATCAAGAGCAGTAGTTAAACATAGAAGTAATTTTGATTTAATTTTTTTAGAAAAAATAAAATAA